Proteins encoded together in one Centropristis striata isolate RG_2023a ecotype Rhode Island chromosome 6, C.striata_1.0, whole genome shotgun sequence window:
- the LOC131972939 gene encoding forkhead box protein P2-like produces MPESPLSPTAARQTPASSLLSHKDVGAGERVANGDSCSGVSGENWQSLHRKQVFLAMMAPQQMQQLLSPNQLQALIHQKQQALLLQQQHLKEFYKKQQQQIHLQLLQQKPSKKVKELPAQQLVFQQLLQLQQQQQQLLRVQRPLLSSPALSPAGVSPAEMQQIWKELTNGIMEDKMTLKGNQDSSANNTAGRQSNDQQSPSPRRAECAVKDGGAATHALYGHGVCNWPGCESVCDSFSQFIRHIGSEHTLDDRSTAQCRVQMQVVQQLELQLRKERERLRAMMAHLHLPSLESQSISAPASLQSPPSDGSAADPHGPQLGSANNLPSLSLSDSPQVSPRPSAPVSTPSQGSEEESPSDASCAGAIRRRHHPLVYSLSSENEYELYKNTDIRPPFTYATLIRQAIMETSDMQLTLNEIYNWFTRTFAYFRRNAATWKNAVRHNLSLHKCFVRVENVKGAVWTVDEVEYQRRRSQKITGSPSLMKNVSVNLDFGTVLNASLQTALAEASLPGFKKECVSRNSIMQENKATSKQNFSPQVQKSLFLKDEVLNLNDQESLMPTVKAAGLQHGMTEEDEEHLFDLE; encoded by the exons ATGCCTGAGTCTCCTCTCAGTCCCACGGCAGCCCGTCAAACCCCAGCCAGCAGCCTGCTCAGTCACAAAGACGTCGGTGCAGGAGAGAGAGTGGCTAATGGGGACTCCTGCAGTGGAGTGAGTGGTGAAAACTGGCAGAGTCTCCATCGTAAACAG GTGTTTCTGGCTATGATGGCTCCACAGCAGATGCAGCAGCTCCTGTCGCCCAACCAGCTGCAGGCTCTGATCCACCAGAAGCAACAAGCCCTTCTGCTCCAGCAG CAACATCTGAAAGAGTTTTACAAGAAGCAGCAACAACAGATTCACCTGCAGCTGCTTCAACAAAAGCCCAGCAAGAAAGTCAAAGAG CTCCCTGCACAGCAGCTCGTGttccagcagctcctccagctccagcagcagcagcagcagctcctccggGTGCAGAGACcgctcctgtcctctcctgctctctctccag ctgGTGTCAGCCCTGCAGAGATGCAGCAGATATGGAAAGAGCTCACAAACGGAATAATGGAAGATAAAATGACATTGAAGGGCAATCAGGACTCTTCTGCAAACAACACAGCAGGGAGGCAGAGCAATGACCAGCAGTCTCCTTCCCCTCGCAGGGCAGAATG TGCTGTCAAAGATGGTGGCGCCGCCACGCACGCTCTCTACGGTCACGGTGTGTGTAATTGGCCGGGATGTGAGTCGGTGTGTGACAGCTTTAGCCAGTTCATCAG gcaCATAGGCAGCGAGCACACTCTGGATGACAGAAGCACAGCGCAGTGCAGAGTCCAGATGCAGGTGGTTCAGCAACTCGAGCTTCAG CTTCGCAAAGAACGGGAGCGTCTGCGAGCAATGATGGCTCACCTGCATCTGCCATCTTTAGAGTCCCAGTCGATCTCTGCACCCGCGAGTCTTCAGTCGCCACCGTCTGATGGCTCTGCCGCTGACCCGCACGGTCCACAG CTCGGCTCCGCCAACAACCTGCCCTCACTGAGCCTGTCAGACTCGCCCCAGGTGTCCCCCCGACCTTCGGCCCCCGTCAGCACGCCGTCCCAGGGGAGCGAGGAAGAGTCGCCCTCTGATGCATCATGTGCCGGGGCCATAAGACGCCGCCATCACCCTTTGGTGTACTCGCTGTCCTCAG AAAATGAATATGAGCTCTACAAGAACACTGATATCAGACCACCTTTCACCTATGCAACACTGATAAGACAG GCTATCATGGAAACATCAGACATGCAACTAACACTCAACGAGATATACAACTGGTTCACACGGACGTTTGCTTATTTCAGACGCAACGCCGCCACGTGGAAG AATGCAGTGCGCCACAACCTGAGTCTGCACAAGTGTTTTGTGCGTGTGGAGAATGTGAAAGGCGCCGTGTGGACGGTGGATGAGGTGGAATACCAGAGGAGGAGATCCCAGAAGATCACAGG GAGTCCATCGCTGATGAAAAATGTGTCCGTCAACCTTGATTTTGGGACCGTTCTGAACGCCAGCCTGCAG ACGGCCCTGGCTGAAGCGTCACTGCCAGGATTCAAGAAGGAGTGTGTTAGCAGAAACTCCATAATGCAGGAGAACAAAGCAACAAGTAAACAGAACTTCTCTCCACAAGTCCAGAA ATCTCTTTTCCTCAAAGACGAAGTGTTGAATCTGAATGATCAAGAATCTCTGATGCCAACAGTGAAAGCAGCTGGTCTGCAGCACGGCATGACTGAAGAGGATGAGGAGCATCTGTTTGACCTCGAATGA